ATCGTGAAGGTGGCGGTGGGGTACTTCTCCGCCTCGATCATCCCGCGCATGTGCTCGTTGCGCAGGGGGATGCCGGTGTCGAACGAGGCGACGTCGATCGTCACGGTGCCCGTGGGGTTGAGCGAGGGCTTGTCCACGTTGATCGTGCCTTCACCGTCCACCTTGGTGGTGCGGCCCGACAGGCGAACGATCGCGGCCTTGGAGGTGAAGGTGGCCATGGTCTCGGAGTGGGCGTCGGGCGCCACCTTGAAGGGGCGGGCATCCACGTTGGCGGCCACGGCGAGCGAGGCGGCGAAGGCGAAGGTGAGGGAGGTCGCGGCGAGCTTGGAGTTCATGCGAATTCGAATTCCTTTCGGAAGAGAGTGAAGCGGCTAACCAAACGTTCTACATAGAACGACTCCATACTAGTCCTAACTAAAACGATTCGTCAAGCCCCCCGAGAGCCGGATCTTGGACTTGGACAGCAAGACCCGGCACTAAGTGCCGGGTCGCTCGAAAAATCTCAGGAGAAGGCGCGCCTCAGCTCTCTGAGGAGCTCGGTCAGCTGTCGCTGGTGCTCGGGGGGAATGTGGGCCATGCGGCTCCCGAGGAAATCCACGTGCGGCTGGAAGGTCTGCTGGAAGACCGCCTCGCCCTCGGGCGTCAGCCGGACGAAGACCTGGCGGCAGTCCTGCTCGCCGCGGGTGCGCCGGATGAGGCCCTTGGCCTCCAGGCGATCCAGGACGCCGGTCAGCGTCCCCTTGGTGATCATGGTCCCCTCGCCGAGCTGCTTGCAGGTCATGCCGGCGGTGTCGCCCAGGGTCGCGAGCACGTCGAACTGGGCCGGGGTGAGCCCCATCGCCTCCATGTTGCGGGCGCCGGCGCCGGCAAAGGCGTTGTAGGCCTCGGCGAGCGCGCGCAAGGGCCGCAAGAAAGCCTCCGGGGCCTGGCTATAGGGAGAGGTGGGCGCTTCGTGTTCCATGTCTGCGATAATATTCCTAGTTAGAACGAACGTCAAGCGGGAGCGCTCAGCTCACCGAGAGGACAGGGGTCTCGCCGTCCTCGCAGCAGACGGTGTCGCGCCCGCCCCGCTTGGCGGCATAGAGGGCGTGATCGGCCCGCTCGATCAGGCTCAGGAGGGAGTCGGACTGGCGGAGCTGCGCCACCCCGATCGAGAGCGTCACCGGGGGGATGGGCTGCTGCTCGTCGTTGTGGAAGACCATGTCCCGGATGTGCAGGCGGATCCGATCGGCGACGATGTAGGCGCCCGGCAGGTCGGTCTGGGGCAGGAGGATGGCGAACTCCTCGCCGCCGTAGCGGGCGACCTGATCGCAGTCGCGCACCCGGCCCTTGAGGGCCTGGGCCACCCGGCGAATGACCACGTCCCCGATCAGGTGGCCGTAGGTGTCGTTGATGTTCTTGAAGAGGTCGATATCCAGCAAGAGCAGGGTCATGTGATTCCCGTAGCGCTTGCTGCGGCCGATCTCGAAGCCCAGGAGCTCCTTGAAGTGGGCATGGTTGATGAGCCCGGTAAGGCCGTCGGTCACCGCCCGCTGCATGGCGTCGTCGTAGCGCGCCCCGAGGTCCATCAGCTGGACGTCGCGCTGCGCCAGGGCCGCCTGCAGGCGACGATGGGAGAGCGCCAGGGCCGCGAAAGGGAGAAGGTCCTCGATGCGCGAGACGCGCTCGGCCCCGGCAGGAGGCGTCCCCTCCCAGGCCATGAGCAGGACCGCGAAGATGCCGTCCTGGAGCGGCATCGGAAGGCAGCAGGCCACCTGGGAGCCGGCTTCGTCCCAGTGGATCCGGCCGTCGGCGATCGCATCCAGCGCGATCCCGAGCGGCAGCGCGGGGCACGCCCCGGAGGGCCGGCTCGCGAGGATCGCCAGATCTCCGGCCAGGAGGATCTGAGCGTGAGAGGCCCCGGCGAGGGTCACCAGCTCCGCGAGCATGGCGTCCGCGAGCTCCTCGGTGCTGCCGGAAGCGAGATGCTGAGCAGTCATGCGCTCCATGACGTGCCAAGACTCGGCCAATGTCATCGCTTGCTCCATTCCGGACCCCGCGGCTTCGCCGAAGAGCCCCCCCCTTCTTGTTCCCCGCAAGCGGAGGTTTCACTCGCGGCCGGATCGATCGCAGGCACCGTGAACGTGAAGGCAGCGCCCGCTCCCGGCGTGCTCTTGAGCGAGAGGCGGCCGCCGTGCATTTCGACCAGGCGCTTGGCGATGGGCAGGCCGAGGCCGGTGCCCCGAGGACCGCCCTCGGGCGCCTGCCGGAAGCGCTCGAAGACGAGCTTCTGGTGCTCGGGGGCGATCCCCGGCCCGGCGTCGCGCACCGTGAAGGCGACGAAGGCCCCGCGACGCCCGACCGCCTTCTCGAGGACGACCTGCAGGTGGATGACGCCGCCGCGCGGCGAGAACTTGACGGCGTTCGAGAGCAGGTTGAGGAGGACCTGGCGGATCCGGACCGGATCCCCCGCGAAGGCGGGCAGCCTCTCGCTGACCAGCCGCTCGCAGCGGATCTCCTTCTCCTGCAGCAGAGGGGCCATCAGGTCCGCCACGTCGCGGACCACCTCGGCCGCCTGGAGTGGCTCGAGGAGAAGGTCGAAGCGGCGCGCCTCCATGCGCTCGAGGTCGAGAACGTCGTCGATCAGGTGCCGGATGAGATCGGCGCTCTGGCTGATCATCGCGACGTAGGTGCGCGGCTCGCCTTCGATGGCCTGGGCGAAGTCCTCGAGCAGGAGCTCGCAGGCCCCGACGATCGCGCTGAGCGGGGTCCGCAGCTCGTGGGAGTAGGAGGAGATGAAGGCCGCGCGCCCCTTGTCGAGCTCGCGCAGCGTGCGGTTGGCACGCTGGAGGGCCTCGGTCTCGGCGGCGAGCAGGTGCTGCATGTGGCGCTCGACCGCTTCGGCCCAGCCCTCGGCCACCCGCAGGGCCGGCTCGGGCAGCTCGGCGCGCGCGCGCTGCGCCCACGCCAGCGCCGCCCCGTGCAGGTCGGGCGCTTCTTCACCTTGGGGGGGAGTGGCATCCACCTTGCTCGGCAACCTTGCCTCCGTCCAGAATCGCTCAGGCTCACGATAGCACGGCGAGCATGGGATCGCAACCAGGCTTCATAACGCCTTGTTAAGCCCTCGGATGCGCGTGGCGGTACACCTCCCGCAGGCGCTCCTGGCTGACGTGGGTGTAGATCTGGGTCGTCGAGAGGCTGGCGTGGCCGAGCAGCTCCTGAACGACCCGCAGATCCGCCCCGCCCTCCAGCAGGTGGGTGGCGAAGGTGTGGCGCAGGGTGTGCGGGCTCACGGCCTTCTGGATGCCGGCGGCCGCGACGTACTTCTGCAGCATGCGCTGGACCGAGCGCTGGTCGAGGGCGCCCCCCTGCCGGTTGACGAAGAGGATCCCGCCGTCGGCGCGCGTGCCGACCAGGCGCGCGCGCGCCTCGCGCAGGTAGGCCGTGACCAGCTCGGCCGCATGCGCATCCAGCAGGACCAGGCGCTCCTTGGAGCCCTTGCCGAAGACGACGATCTCGCGCTCGTCCCAGTCGATCTGGTCGGTCTTGAGCGCGACGATCTCGCCCACGCGCATCCCGGTCGCGTACAGCAGCTCCAGGATGGCGCGATCGCGCAAACCCAGGGGCGAACCGGGATCGGGCGCCGCGAAGAGGGCCACGAGCTCCTCGCGGTCGAGGAACTTGGGCAGGCGCCGGGCGGCCTTCGGGCTCGCGACGCTCGCGACCGGGTTGGCGCCGACCACGCGCTCTCTGGCCAGGTAGCGGAAGAAGGTGCGCAGCGCGGCGAGCTTGCGCGCGATCGTCGCGCGCTGGTAACCGTTCGCGGAGAGCTCGCCCAGGTAGCGCCGCAGCGTCAGGTAATCGATCGCCTCGAGCGAAGTGTCGCCCACGAAGCGCCGGAACTGGTCGAGGTCCTGGCGGTAGGCCTTCAGCGAGTGGGCCGAGAGGTTCCGCTCCACCTCGAGGTGCAGCAGGAAGGCGTCTCGGTGGGCGTCGAGGGGGGGCAAGGGCGCGTCTCCGGTGAAAGGGGGGTGCGGAGGGCTCAGGCCCGCTGGGGCCCCGGCAGCGGCAGCTGCAGCACCCGGCCCGGCTTGACGGGCACCACGTGGCAGGCGCGGCAGCGCGGCTCGTAGGCCTCCTGGGCGCCGACCAGGATCACCGGGTCGTCCCACTCGGCGGGCGCGCCGTCGATCAGGCGCTGGGAGCGGGTCGCGGGCGCCCCGCAGACCATGCAGATGGCCGTCAGCTTCTCGACCGACTCGGCGAGGGCCAAGAGGCGCGGCATCACGCCGAACGGCTCGCCCCGAAAGTCCATGTCCAGGCCCGAGGCGATGACCCGCTTGCCCGAGTTGGCGAGGGCCTGGCACACCTCGACCACCGCGTCGTCGAAGAACTGGATCTCGTCGATGGCCACCACGGCGGTGGCCTCGTCGGTCAGGCGCCAGATCTCCTCGGCGCCGGTCGCGCGCACCGCGCTCACCCGGGCGCCCCCGTGGCTCGACACGTCCTCGGGCGAGTAGCGCGTGTCGATGATCGGCTTGAAGACCTGGACCTGCTGCTTGGCGATCTCGGCGCGGCGCACCCGGCGGATCAGCTCCTCGGTCTTGCCGCAGTACATGGAGCCGCAGATCAGCTCGATCCATCCCTGGCGAAACGGCGACGCGTAGAATCCAAGCTGCATCCGAGAGCCCCTTCGAGTCGAAAAACAAGCCACCAGACCATGGTAGCGCAAGAGCGCTCGTTCGTGGAGCGATCAAAAAGCGATCCGCGACGGTTGCCGCGGATCGCCCGTCGAAGCCGCGAGCCTCCGGCTAGACCGTGAGGGCCCCGGCCAGGATGCGGTCCAGCTCGGCGAGGGCGCGCTCGGCCTGCTGCTGGTGACGCAGCTGCTTGTCCTTGACCTTGGGCCCCTCCAGCGGATCGATGATCCCCCAGTTGGAGTTCATGGGCTGGAAGTGCTTGGGATCGGCGTGCGAGACGTAGTGCATGAGGCTGCCCAGCATGGTGGTCCGGGGCAGCACCAGGGGCTCCTCGCCCCTGAGGACCCTTGCAAGGTTGTAACCCGCCAGCGCCCCCGAGGCGGCCGACTCGGTGTAGCCCTCGACGCCGACCAGGCAGCCCGCCACGAACCACAGCGGGCGATCGCGCCACTGCAGGCTCGCGTCCAGGAAGCATGGGCTCGCCAGGTAGGTGTTGCGGTGCATCACCCCGAGCCGAACGAACTCGGCCTCCTCCAGCCCCGGGATCATGCGGAAGACGCGCTTCTGCTCGCCCCACTTGAGCTGGGTCTGGAAGCCCACCAGGTTGTAGAGGTCGCCTGCCACGTTGTCCTGCCGCAGCTGGACCACCGCGTAGGGCCAGCGGCCCGTCCTGGGGTCGTCCAGGCCCACCGGCTTGAGCGGGCCGTAGCGCAGGGTGTCGAATCCCCGCCGGGCGAGGACCTCGACCGCCAGGCACCCCTCGAAGAAGTTCTTCTCCTCCTCGCCCAGGTGCAGCACCGCCCCCTCGGCCTTGACGAGCTCGCCGTGGAAGGCCTCGTACTCCTCGCGGGTCATGGGGCAGTTGAGGTAGACGCCCTCGCCCTTGTTCCAGCGCGCGGCCTTGAACATCCTGTCCAAGTTCAGGCTCTCGAGCGTCACGATGGGGGCGGCCGCGTCGTAGAAGTGCAGGTGCTCGACGCCCGTGGCCTGCTGGATCGCCTCCGAGAGGGCGTCCGAGGTCAAAGGGCCCGTCGCGATGATCGTCGGGCACTCGGGGTCGAGCGAGGTGACCTCGTCGCGCACCAGGGTGATGTTGGGGTGCTGGGCGATCGCCTCGGTGATGGCGCCGGCGAACACGTCGCGGTCCACCGCGAGCGCCCCGCCTGCGGGCACCGACGCCTTCTGCGCGCTTGCGAGGATCAGCGAGTCGAAGCGGCGCATCTCGGCCTTGAGCAGGCCCGAGGCGCTGGTCTCGCCGAAGGCCCCGAGCGAGTTGGAGCACACCAGCTCACCGAGCAGATCGGTGTGGTGGGCCTTGGTCTCGCGCACCGGGCGCATCTCGTGCAGCTCGACCGAAATCCCTTGCTTCGCGAGCTGCCAGGCGGCCTCAGAGCCCGCGAGGCCGCCGCCGATCACCTTTGCCTTGAGCACCATTGTTCACCTTCCAAGCCAGTATAAAAATACCCCCCCTTGAGCGGGGGGGTAAGGGATCCTACGCTTCCTGCGGTTCCTTCACGGCTTCCTCGCCTTCCCCTTCGCCCTTGCCGTCGGCGCTGGCCGACTTCTTGGGGACGTTCTGGATGTTCTTGCACTCCTCGTTCTTGCACAGGAGGAAGCTGCGGCCCGCCTTGGAGCGCTTGAGGGCCATCCAGGTGTTGCACTTGACGCACAGGGTGTCGGTCGGCAGGTCCCACGAGGTGAAGGAGCACTCCGGGTACTTGGAGCAGCCGTAGAAGGTCTTGCCCGTGCGGGTGCGCTTGACGATCACGTCGCCGGCGCAGCCCGGCGTCTTGCAGCCGATCCCGGTCTTCTTGATGATCGGCTTGGTCGTCTTGCACTCGGGGTACTTGGAGCAGGCGAGGAACTCGCCAAAGCGCCCGCTCTTGATGAGCATCTCGGCACCGCACGTCTCGCAGAACTCGCCCGAGGGGATGGCGACCGGCTGCATCTCCTTGGTCGCGATCTTGAGGGTGGCGGCGAAGGGCTCGTAGAAGTTCTTGAGCAGCTGCTGCCACTCGTTCTCCCCGGTCTCGACCGTGTCGAGCTTGTCCTCCATGTCGGCGGTGAAGCCCACGTCCACGATGTTGGGGAAGTGCTTGACGAGCTGGTCGTTGACCTGGATGCCGAGCTCCGTCGGCTGCAGGGCGCGCCCGAGCTTCTCGACGTAGCCGCGGTCCTGGATGGTCGCGATGGTCGGCGCGTAGGTGGAGGGGCGGCCGATGCCCTTCTCCTCCATGGTCTTGACCAGGGTCGCCTCGGTGAAGCGGGGCGGCGGCTGGGTGAAGTGCTGCTTGGGGTTGACTTCCTTGAGCTTGAGCGCGTCGCCCTCGGCCAGGTCGGGCAGCTTCGAGGGCTTCTTGGCCTGGGCCTTGGCCTCCTCCGAGTCCTCCTCGGGGGTGTCGATGTAGACGGCCTGGAAGCCTGCGAAGACCACCTTGGTGTCGGTCGCGCGCAGCACGCCGTCGCCCGCCTCGATGTCGATCGAGAGCACGGCGAGGGTGGCGTTGGCCATCTGGCTCGCGGCGAAGCGCTCCCAGATGACGCGGTAGAGCTTGAACTGGTCGGGCGTCAGGTGGCCCTTGACCTGCTCGGGGGTGCGCAGGATGGAGGTCGGGCGGATCGCCTCGTGGGCCTCCTGGGCGCCCTTCTTGGAGGCGTAGGTCCGGCGGCTGGTGGGCAGGTAGCTCTTGCCGTAGCGCTCGGCGATGTAGCCCTTGGCCTCTTCCCAGGCCTCGTCGGCGATGCGCACCGAGTCGGTACGCATGTAGGTGATGAGGCCGACCGGGCCCTCGGATCCCAGGTCGATGCCCTCATAGAGCTGCTGGGCGAGGGTCATGGTGCGCTTGACGGTGAAGCCGTAGCGGCGCGAGGCCTCCTGCTGCAGGCTCGAGGTGATGAAGGGCGCGCTCGGCTGGCGCTTCTGCTCCTTCGTCTGGACCTTGGCGACCTTGAAGTCGGCGACCCGAAGGGCGTCGACGATGGCCGTGGCCGCGGCCTCGGACCCGATGTCGGGCTTCTTGCCGGCCCAGCGCACCAGCTCGGTCGAGAAGGCGGTCTTGGCCGTCCCCTTGAGGAGGTCGACCCCGACGGACCAGTACTCCTTGGGGACGAAGGCCTGGACCTCGGCCTCGCGATCGCAGATCAGGCGCACGGCCACGCTCTGGACGCGGCCCGCCGAGAGGCCGCGACGGACCTTCTGCCACAGCAGGGGCGAGATCTTGTAGCCCACCAGGCGATCGAGCACGCGGCGCGCCTGCTGGGCGTTGACCCGCTGGATGTCGATGGTGCGCGGGTGCTGGACGGCGCGCAGGATGGCGTCCTTGGTGATCTCGTTGAACTCGATGCGCTGCATCGGCTTGTTGAGGTCCTCGAGGATCGAGGCCAGGTGCCAGGCGATCGCCTCCCCCTCGCGGTCAGGGTCGGGCGCGAGGTAGACGTGATCGGCGTTCGAGGCGGCCTCCTGCAGCTCGGCCACGACCTTGGCCTTCTCGGCGAGGACCTCGTACTGGGGCAGGAAGTTCTTCTTGACGTCCACCCCGAGGCCCTTCTTGGGGAGGTCCCGGATGTGGCCGGCAGAGGCCTTGACCTGGAAGTCCTTGCCCAGGATCTTGCCGATGGTCTTGGCCTTTGCGGGGCTCTCGACGATCACCAACGATTTCGACACGCTCTATCCACCTTTCGGTCCGGTAAGAATGGCGCAAGCGCGCAAAAGGCCCAGACCCGCTCGTACCGCCCGGATCCAGGCTCCTTCGCCTGGACGCGCGGAAAAAATTCACCCCCACTCTATCACACTTTGAAAATCTCACTCGCCCGGTTTCTCAAGGCTTTGGACCTCACGATCGAACATACAGACGACCGGGCAGTTGCCGCACCAGCGCCTTGAGCTCCAGCACCAGGAGCACGCTGTTGATCTGGGCAGGAGGCAGGCCGCTTTTGGCGGCGATCCGCTCCAGGCCCGTCGGATCCGCCTCGATGGCCTCGTAGACCCGGGCCTCGTCGCCAAGAAGCGCGGGCGGCGACTTTTCGCGCGCCGGGGCCCGCGGGGTGCTCCAGCCCAGCTCGTCGAGCACGTCGGAAGCCGACAGCACCAGGCGCGCCCCCTGCTGGATCAGGCGGTGCGGCCCCAGCGAGCAGGGCGCGTCCGCGGGGCCGGGGACCGCCATCACCTCGCGGTTCTGGTCGAGGGCCATCTCCACGGTGATGAGCGCACCCGAGCGCTCCTTGGCCTCGATCAGGACGACGGCCTGGCACAACCCCGCCACGATCCGGTTGCGGGCGGGGAACTGCCCGGCCGCGGGCTCGGTGCCGAGCGGGTACTCGGAGAGGAGCGCCCCGCGCTCGGCGATGCGCGAGGCCAGCCCCCGGTTGCTCGCGGGGTAGACCCGATCCAGGGCCGAGCCCAGCACCGCCAGGGTCGTTCCGGCCTCGAGCGCCCCCAGGTGGGCGGCCGCGTCGATGCCGAAGGCCAGGCCGCTGACGACCACGACCCCGCTTGCCGCCAGCTCGCGCGCGATCGTCTCGGCCATCCGCGCCCCGTAGCGGGTGCAGCGCCGGGTGCCCACGATGGCGACCGCGCGGCTGAGATCGGGCAGCGCCCCCCGGATGAAGAGCACGCCCGGCGGGTCGTGGATCTCGCGCAGGGCCCCGGGGTAGGCGCTCTCCCAGTGGCAGACCACCTCGAGGCCCGCGCGAAAGACGGCCGCAAGCTCCGCCTCGGGCACAAGCTCCGGGCGCTGGGCGGCGATCGCCTGGGCGATCTCGGGCCCGATCCCCTGGACCGAGGCGAGCTCGCGGGGACTGGCATGCCAGGCGGCTTCGAGCGAGCCGAAGCGATCGCGCAGGCGTCGCAGGCGGGTCGAGCCCACCCCCTCGACGTTGAGGAAGGCCACGGCGTAGGCGCGTTCGGACATGGGGCGTCCCTCCCGCCAAGGATTCTAACTTATTATGAAGATGAATTCAAAAAATAAAAGCGCCCCGGTACCCTGGGGCGCGAAAGCACGTGAAGAAGCGGGGGAAGGACCGAAGGCCTAGCGCCCGTCCTTGTCCGCCAGGCGGCGCACCAGCCAGCAGTTATTCTTGTTGAGGTTGTAGTCCTCGAGGATGAAGTCCAGAGCGGCGCGCATGATCTCCGACTTGCCGACCTTCATGCGCTGCTCGGTGCGGAGCTTGAGCATCACGACCTCCAAGGAGAGGAGCTGCTCTTCCGAGAAGTAGAAGGTGGCGCGCTGGTTGAAGACCTCGTCCTCCTCGCCCGAGAGGGCCTCGGCCGGGGGCTCGACGTAATCCGCGGGCGGCTTCTTGGTGGTCGGACGTCTTCTCATCCTGCGATTCCTTTCTCCCTTGCGCTTCTGGCCGGGGCTTGATCCAACCGCCCCTGGCACGTTCCGGGATCCTATCAACCGATCGCAAGCGCGGTATGTATACGGGATCACAACATCAACAATCGCCAAAACGTGACAAGGCCAAAATTGTGACGTTCGCACCGGACGCAAAGCCAATGGAAGTGACGCTCGTCACCCTTTCGCACCGGGTGTGTACAAGGGGTGACGCCCGGGGTATAAGGGAGCGGACGATCGATCTCAATTTCACCCGGAGGATAGACGCGGCATGGCCCATCCCATCGGACGAATCGCGCGGGCGTCCCTGCTGGCGGCAGGGGTCCTGATCGGCACGACGAGTTGCACGCTCGGCAATCCCTTCATGCCCAAGGCCAAGATCCTCGTGACCGCCCAGCCCCAGGTGGCGACCTCCAAGCTCACCTACGACGAGGCCACCAAGCTCTTCAAGAACGAGAGCGACCGGGTGACCTTCACCCTGAAGTCCTTCCCGGGCGACATCACGCCGGGAGTCCTCTTCACCGACTACAAGATCCGCTTCCTCGACCAGAAGGGCACCGAGATCAGCGACACCCTGATCCCGCACCGCCAGCTCAAGGCCACGCTGTACGTGCCGCGCGGCGGCGGCGGGACCGGCACGGCGACTACCGGCGGCTCGGAGAAGCTCGAGGTCGCAGCCATCTCGGGGGCGGTCGAGACCTACGGCATCGTGAACGGCTTCCGCAGCAACGGCGGGGCGGTCACCGTAAACGGGGACCCCTGGAATCAGAACCTGATCGGCGAGATCACCTTCACGGGGCGCGACGACAACCAGAACATCGTCGAGGCCGTCGGCACGTTCACCGTCAACTTCGTGACCGACATCCAATCGGAGCAGGCCGCGAAGTAGGCCGAGAGAGGACTATCCCTTCCTATGAAAAAATTCGCATGGGTCATCGCCGTCCTCTCGATCGCAAGCGCCGGCTGCGACAAGCTCGGCCCCGTGTTCGGGCTCGTCGGCGAGCCGGCCAAACCGATGATTACCGGCACCATCAGGGGCAAGATCGTCGATCGCGACAACCAGCCCATCGCGGGCGCCAAGGTCAGCAACGGCGCGGCGGTCTTCTACTCGGCCAGCGACCCCTCCACGGATCCCATCGTGATCAAGGACGACCTTTGGCGCTCCACCATGAGCGCGGAAGACAAGGCAAAGCACCAGATCACCCTCGAGAAGGGGGAGTTCGTCCTGGCCAAGGTGGCGGCCAATACCGTCACCTCCATCATGGCCGAGTTTGACGGCCAGTACTCGTCGGCAGTCCAGACCTTCGTCGATGCCAACACCTTCGACAACACCAGCGAAACCGAGACCTTCACCCGGATCAAGAACCCCATCACCCTCCCGATCTACGGGCCGGTCGACAGCGCGCACCTCAACGCCGTGGAGTACGTCTCCAACAGCATCGGCAGCGGCGCCCTGGAGGGAACGAGCGCGGCGAGTCCGTCGACCGCCGTCAACTTCGCCGGCAACGGCCTGGTCTCGCTCTACCTCAAGGCCCCCCCCGGCAGCCTGGGCGCCACGGTGAAGTACTACCGGGTGACCTATTACCCGCTCGAGGCGGACCTCAGCAACCTGGCGGCGGCCACCCCCATCTCGACCGAGATCGGCGAGGGCATCCCGGTCAACCCGATCGAACGCACCCTGGCGCTCCCCGCCCTGATCCAGGCAGCGACCAACACCCGCTCGGGCCCCCTGGGTCGCGTGGACCTCACCCTCGTGGCCCCGGAAGCGAGCATGAGCGCCTACGTCCGTGCGAAGT
This genomic interval from Pantanalinema sp. contains the following:
- a CDS encoding YceI family protein, whose product is MNSKLAATSLTFAFAASLAVAANVDARPFKVAPDAHSETMATFTSKAAIVRLSGRTTKVDGEGTINVDKPSLNPTGTVTIDVASFDTGIPLRNEHMRGMIEAEKYPTATFTMKSMKAPKLVAQQPVDGTVTGEMTFHGVTRTVTAPVTLVYLPEQDKNYRPGDWVSVTTGFKLKLTDYGIKLPAAVLGVKVADELSVEVEGMAKGL
- a CDS encoding MarR family transcriptional regulator, whose product is MRPLRALAEAYNAFAGAGARNMEAMGLTPAQFDVLATLGDTAGMTCKQLGEGTMITKGTLTGVLDRLEAKGLIRRTRGEQDCRQVFVRLTPEGEAVFQQTFQPHVDFLGSRMAHIPPEHQRQLTELLRELRRAFS
- a CDS encoding GGDEF domain-containing protein, encoding MTAQHLASGSTEELADAMLAELVTLAGASHAQILLAGDLAILASRPSGACPALPLGIALDAIADGRIHWDEAGSQVACCLPMPLQDGIFAVLLMAWEGTPPAGAERVSRIEDLLPFAALALSHRRLQAALAQRDVQLMDLGARYDDAMQRAVTDGLTGLINHAHFKELLGFEIGRSKRYGNHMTLLLLDIDLFKNINDTYGHLIGDVVIRRVAQALKGRVRDCDQVARYGGEEFAILLPQTDLPGAYIVADRIRLHIRDMVFHNDEQQPIPPVTLSIGVAQLRQSDSLLSLIERADHALYAAKRGGRDTVCCEDGETPVLSVS
- a CDS encoding HAMP domain-containing sensor histidine kinase, which encodes MPSKVDATPPQGEEAPDLHGAALAWAQRARAELPEPALRVAEGWAEAVERHMQHLLAAETEALQRANRTLRELDKGRAAFISSYSHELRTPLSAIVGACELLLEDFAQAIEGEPRTYVAMISQSADLIRHLIDDVLDLERMEARRFDLLLEPLQAAEVVRDVADLMAPLLQEKEIRCERLVSERLPAFAGDPVRIRQVLLNLLSNAVKFSPRGGVIHLQVVLEKAVGRRGAFVAFTVRDAGPGIAPEHQKLVFERFRQAPEGGPRGTGLGLPIAKRLVEMHGGRLSLKSTPGAGAAFTFTVPAIDPAASETSACGEQEGGGSSAKPRGPEWSKR
- the xerC gene encoding tyrosine recombinase XerC, translating into MPPLDAHRDAFLLHLEVERNLSAHSLKAYRQDLDQFRRFVGDTSLEAIDYLTLRRYLGELSANGYQRATIARKLAALRTFFRYLARERVVGANPVASVASPKAARRLPKFLDREELVALFAAPDPGSPLGLRDRAILELLYATGMRVGEIVALKTDQIDWDEREIVVFGKGSKERLVLLDAHAAELVTAYLREARARLVGTRADGGILFVNRQGGALDQRSVQRMLQKYVAAAGIQKAVSPHTLRHTFATHLLEGGADLRVVQELLGHASLSTTQIYTHVSQERLREVYRHAHPRA
- a CDS encoding thymidine kinase, whose amino-acid sequence is MQLGFYASPFRQGWIELICGSMYCGKTEELIRRVRRAEIAKQQVQVFKPIIDTRYSPEDVSSHGGARVSAVRATGAEEIWRLTDEATAVVAIDEIQFFDDAVVEVCQALANSGKRVIASGLDMDFRGEPFGVMPRLLALAESVEKLTAICMVCGAPATRSQRLIDGAPAEWDDPVILVGAQEAYEPRCRACHVVPVKPGRVLQLPLPGPQRA
- the trmFO gene encoding methylenetetrahydrofolate--tRNA-(uracil(54)-C(5))-methyltransferase (FADH(2)-oxidizing) TrmFO, with the translated sequence MVLKAKVIGGGLAGSEAAWQLAKQGISVELHEMRPVRETKAHHTDLLGELVCSNSLGAFGETSASGLLKAEMRRFDSLILASAQKASVPAGGALAVDRDVFAGAITEAIAQHPNITLVRDEVTSLDPECPTIIATGPLTSDALSEAIQQATGVEHLHFYDAAAPIVTLESLNLDRMFKAARWNKGEGVYLNCPMTREEYEAFHGELVKAEGAVLHLGEEEKNFFEGCLAVEVLARRGFDTLRYGPLKPVGLDDPRTGRWPYAVVQLRQDNVAGDLYNLVGFQTQLKWGEQKRVFRMIPGLEEAEFVRLGVMHRNTYLASPCFLDASLQWRDRPLWFVAGCLVGVEGYTESAASGALAGYNLARVLRGEEPLVLPRTTMLGSLMHYVSHADPKHFQPMNSNWGIIDPLEGPKVKDKQLRHQQQAERALAELDRILAGALTV
- the topA gene encoding type I DNA topoisomerase, with product MSKSLVIVESPAKAKTIGKILGKDFQVKASAGHIRDLPKKGLGVDVKKNFLPQYEVLAEKAKVVAELQEAASNADHVYLAPDPDREGEAIAWHLASILEDLNKPMQRIEFNEITKDAILRAVQHPRTIDIQRVNAQQARRVLDRLVGYKISPLLWQKVRRGLSAGRVQSVAVRLICDREAEVQAFVPKEYWSVGVDLLKGTAKTAFSTELVRWAGKKPDIGSEAAATAIVDALRVADFKVAKVQTKEQKRQPSAPFITSSLQQEASRRYGFTVKRTMTLAQQLYEGIDLGSEGPVGLITYMRTDSVRIADEAWEEAKGYIAERYGKSYLPTSRRTYASKKGAQEAHEAIRPTSILRTPEQVKGHLTPDQFKLYRVIWERFAASQMANATLAVLSIDIEAGDGVLRATDTKVVFAGFQAVYIDTPEEDSEEAKAQAKKPSKLPDLAEGDALKLKEVNPKQHFTQPPPRFTEATLVKTMEEKGIGRPSTYAPTIATIQDRGYVEKLGRALQPTELGIQVNDQLVKHFPNIVDVGFTADMEDKLDTVETGENEWQQLLKNFYEPFAATLKIATKEMQPVAIPSGEFCETCGAEMLIKSGRFGEFLACSKYPECKTTKPIIKKTGIGCKTPGCAGDVIVKRTRTGKTFYGCSKYPECSFTSWDLPTDTLCVKCNTWMALKRSKAGRSFLLCKNEECKNIQNVPKKSASADGKGEGEGEEAVKEPQEA
- the dprA gene encoding DNA-processing protein DprA — its product is MSERAYAVAFLNVEGVGSTRLRRLRDRFGSLEAAWHASPRELASVQGIGPEIAQAIAAQRPELVPEAELAAVFRAGLEVVCHWESAYPGALREIHDPPGVLFIRGALPDLSRAVAIVGTRRCTRYGARMAETIARELAASGVVVVSGLAFGIDAAAHLGALEAGTTLAVLGSALDRVYPASNRGLASRIAERGALLSEYPLGTEPAAGQFPARNRIVAGLCQAVVLIEAKERSGALITVEMALDQNREVMAVPGPADAPCSLGPHRLIQQGARLVLSASDVLDELGWSTPRAPAREKSPPALLGDEARVYEAIEADPTGLERIAAKSGLPPAQINSVLLVLELKALVRQLPGRLYVRS